The Bacillota bacterium sequence AGTATAATGGACCCAGGAAATGAGACACGATTTGGCAGGGAAAATGCGACACCAAGTTGAAACAATCAAGATCGAAAGGAGCGCAAATCCCATGCTAAGAAAACGGTATTCCCCACAAGAGAAATTACAGATAGTTATCGAAGCTCTCAAAGAAGAAAGTTTGATCGCCGATATCGCCTCAAAATATGGAATCCATGTTAGTGTCATTCACCGGTGGAAGAAA is a genomic window containing:
- a CDS encoding transposase; protein product: MLRKRYSPQEKLQIVIEALKEESLIADIASKYGIHVSVIHRWKK